From Chloroflexota bacterium:
GCCAAGGTCGAATCGGTTACCGCCGAAGTGGTCGGACTGGGCCCTGACATCGTTACCGGAGCCGCCAATTTCTACCTGACGGGAGACCCGACCCAGGTCTCACCCGATCAGAGCGCCACGATCATCCACGTCGTCCTGGCCGGAGACTTCCAGGAAGCCTCCGAGCATGTGGGCGAAGTCTTGGAGGTCATCGAAGCTCAGAACCAGGACCCCGCCTTTGAGGTGCTGATGGGCGGGCCGGCGAGTATCTCGTTCGAGCAGAACGAATTGGCCACCCACGACCTTGAACAGGGTGAACGGGTGGGCGTGCCGGTCGCGATGGTGATCCTGCTGTTTCTCTTCGGAACTGTGGTCGCGACGCTGGTTCCGCTGGGCCTGGCGATCGTGGCGATCGTGGTCGCGCTCGGCGTGGTGGCGTTGATAGGGCAGGTATTCGAACTGGTCTTCTTCGTCACGCTGATGATCACCATGATCGGACTGGCGGTCGGCATCGACTATTCGCTGCTGATCATCACCCGCTTCCGCGAGGAACTTGACCACGGCCTGGATGTTCCGGAGGCGGTCGAGCGCGCCGGCGCGACCGCCGGACGCACGGTTCTCTTTAGCGGCCTGACCGTCGTGATCGCGTTGCTCGGCATGTTGATCGTCCCGGCGGCGTTCTTCCGATCGCTGGGAATCGGGGCGATCCTGGTGGTCCTGGTGGCCCTGGCGGCGACCCTGACCCTGTTGCCGGCGGTTCTGACCCTGCTCGGGACCAAGATCAACCGGCTCCCGCTGCCGTTCGTCGGTCGCCGGCGCTCCTCCGGCGCGGACGCGCCCGGCGGATTCTGGGACGCCATAACCCGCGTAGTCACCAGGCACCCGGTAATAAGCGTCGCCGCGGTAGGCATTCCGATGGTGGTGGCGACGGCCTTCTATTTCCAGATCGAGACCGGTCTCAGCGGGGTCGACACCTTCCCCGAGGGGACCCAGACGCGCCTAGCGTTCGAAGCCCTGGAAGAGGAGTTCTCGTTCGGGCTGGTCAATCCGGCCGAGATCGTAATCGACGCTGATCTGACGGATCCCCAGGTGGCCGCAGCCATCGAGGCGCTGCAGGCTTCGATAGTCGCCGACCCGCATTACCCGCTGCCCCCGCTTCTGATCCCCAGCCCGAGCGGCGATCTAGCGGTCCTGGAGGTATTCATTCCCGGCGAGCCCAGCAGCCAGACGGCGGTGGACGCGCTGGCGATCCTCAAGGACACCCACATCTCCGCCGCGTTCGCCGGAGTCCCGGGCGAAGTGCTGATCGCCGGAACAACCTCGATTACCGCCGACCTGTTCGACGTCGTCGATTTCTACACCCCGATCGTGTTTGCGTTCGTGCTCGGCTTCAGCTTCATAGTGCTGATGCTGGTTTTCCGCTCGATCGTCATTCCGATCAAGGCGGTGATCATGAACCTGCTCTCGGTCGGGACCGCATACGGGTTGCTGGTCCTGGTGTTTCAGAAGGGCGTGGCCCGGGATCTATTGGGATTCAATGAGGCGCCGTCGATCGACGTCTGGATCCCGCTGTTCCTGTTCTCGATCCTTTTCGGGCTCTCGATGGACTACCATGTGTTCCTCTTGAGCCGAATCCGGGAGCGCTTCGACCAATCCGGCGACAACGCCGAAGCCGTAGCCTATGGGCTGCGCTCGACCGCGCAGCTGATAACCGGCGCGGCCCTGATCATGGTGGCCGTGTTTGGAGCTTTTGCTTCGGGCCAGACAATCGTCAACCAGCAGGTTGGATTCGGCCTGGCGGTGGCCGTGTTCCTCGACGCCACGCTGGTCCGCTCGGTGCTGGTTCCGGCCAGCATGGAGTTGCTGGGCGGCCGCAACTGGTACCTGCCCCCGTTTCTCGCCTGGTTGCCCGACCTGCGCATAGAACCTGCCGAAGACTAGATAGCAGTAACCTTTTGCCGCAACTGGTCAAGGCCGCGACCGCCGAATGAGGATCCCGAACGACTATCTGGCGCGGTACGAAGCCGCCCACGCCGCAAACCCGGCGATGGTCGACAACTACATCGCCCATACCACCATCGGCGACCCATTGGCCGACGCGGCGTTGGCCGTGATGGCCGAAATGGACCCGCACGAGTCGCATCGCCTCGTGCAGCTGGGCCTCGACGAGCCCGAATCGGACGAACTAAAGCGGTCTCCGGAGGCGGTACGGGAATTCTTCGAAAGCACCCAGGTGATTCCCGCATGGGTAGAAAACGCCAATTTCCGCCCTGGAATAAGGTTGTTTCATCGCAATTCCCAACTGGTGCTGGGCGCCATGGTTGGCGGCACCCTGGTGGAGGGTTTTTCGACCAACATCAGCAAATCGTTCTTTATCACCGGGCGGCTGCGCGAGCACGGAGTGCGTCGCCTGCAGCAGAACAACAGGCACATGGTGGAGATATTCATCCCCGGGGGACTGCAACTCGGCGGCGACGGATGGAAGCTTTCGGTACGCGTTCGCCTCATTCATGGCCAGATTCGTCGCCTTTTGGCCGAATCGGACGACTGGGACGAAGAAGCCTGGGGAGTCCCAATCAGCGCCGCCCACGTGGGGTACGCCATCACCGCGTT
This genomic window contains:
- a CDS encoding MMPL family transporter, translated to MDRWEQALLGNSRPGRSRLNPSCVDSTAGDGNAFESAGRIYPEIRRRIRRNCPPHSHPRSIVLTEALARAGISHPWLTIAAWLVALVIGLGLNATLLASATTTELTLGGGVESDRAADILEQARGPDPLLELIVVQGEGTTVADPAFQAKVESVTAEVVGLGPDIVTGAANFYLTGDPTQVSPDQSATIIHVVLAGDFQEASEHVGEVLEVIEAQNQDPAFEVLMGGPASISFEQNELATHDLEQGERVGVPVAMVILLFLFGTVVATLVPLGLAIVAIVVALGVVALIGQVFELVFFVTLMITMIGLAVGIDYSLLIITRFREELDHGLDVPEAVERAGATAGRTVLFSGLTVVIALLGMLIVPAAFFRSLGIGAILVVLVALAATLTLLPAVLTLLGTKINRLPLPFVGRRRSSGADAPGGFWDAITRVVTRHPVISVAAVGIPMVVATAFYFQIETGLSGVDTFPEGTQTRLAFEALEEEFSFGLVNPAEIVIDADLTDPQVAAAIEALQASIVADPHYPLPPLLIPSPSGDLAVLEVFIPGEPSSQTAVDALAILKDTHISAAFAGVPGEVLIAGTTSITADLFDVVDFYTPIVFAFVLGFSFIVLMLVFRSIVIPIKAVIMNLLSVGTAYGLLVLVFQKGVARDLLGFNEAPSIDVWIPLFLFSILFGLSMDYHVFLLSRIRERFDQSGDNAEAVAYGLRSTAQLITGAALIMVAVFGAFASGQTIVNQQVGFGLAVAVFLDATLVRSVLVPASMELLGGRNWYLPPFLAWLPDLRIEPAED
- a CDS encoding DUF2236 domain-containing protein, whose amino-acid sequence is MRIPNDYLARYEAAHAANPAMVDNYIAHTTIGDPLADAALAVMAEMDPHESHRLVQLGLDEPESDELKRSPEAVREFFESTQVIPAWVENANFRPGIRLFHRNSQLVLGAMVGGTLVEGFSTNISKSFFITGRLREHGVRRLQQNNRHMVEIFIPGGLQLGGDGWKLSVRVRLIHGQIRRLLAESDDWDEEAWGVPISAAHVGYAITAFSARVLIHLKNLGARFNEAERASFMQVWRYSGYLMGIPESILFQNEQDALELFRIGGLCEPIPGHESVAMANSLVNSAPLLVGISDPAERGHLAKYIYVISRALIGNELADQLKYPHNPTFGVLRWFRLQKRYARYMSWLVPGYAQSKSFDEFTALMEVSAFDEAGISYHLPDHVYDEESQWW